The Maylandia zebra isolate NMK-2024a linkage group LG4, Mzebra_GT3a, whole genome shotgun sequence genome includes a window with the following:
- the LOC101481379 gene encoding lipid droplet assembly factor 1, whose amino-acid sequence MQSSSSESGADFEQLKKRWTALVKHFKDDPRVARLLNTRLGRYLSSHSFVALTALMFCAMAAVPVGLFVTFAVVTMMISAVGFVFCEAFLLFVGGLALLWVLSGIALFAIVASAVVNVLHVTTFSLLNRYYPHLTKKGVIEGEKTECETSTEKDSKAN is encoded by the exons atgcagagcagcagcagtgagAGTGGGGCTGACTTTGAGCAGCTGAAGAAAAGATGGACGGCCTTGGTGAAACACTTTAAAGATGACCCCAGG GTAGCACGGTTGCTGAATACGAGACTTGGGCGGTACCTCAGCAGCCACTCGTTTGTAGCTCTCACAGCTCTGATGTTCTGCGCTATGGCTGCAGTGCCTGTTGGACTCTTTGTCACTTTTGCTGTTGTGACCATGATGATATCTGCagtgggttttgttttctgtgagg CATTCCTGTTGTTTGTCGGAGGGTTGGCTCTGCTCTGGGTGCTCTCTGGTATCGCCCTCTTCGCCATCGTGGCCTCGGCCGTCGTCAATGTTTTGCATGTCACCACTTTCAGCCTGTTGAACCGTTATTACCCACATCTGACAAAG AAAGGTGTAATCGAGGGCGAGAAGACAGAGTGTGAAACTTCAACAGAGAAGGATTCGAAGGCCAactag